The genomic stretch AGAGCGCGGCGGAGTGCTCGGCCACGGCCTTCGGCGAGGCGACCGCCTCGACCCCAGCGAGCCCGCGGGCGGCTGCCTGCGCCGCCGCGCTCACGTCATAGGCCACCACCGCGTGCCCCGCCTTGGTGAGATTGGTGACCATGGGGAGCCCCATGGTGCCCAGCCCGATGAAGCCGACTCGGTTGCTCACGGCTGCCTCCTGGGTCCAGAATGCTCCCATCCTAATACGGAGGAGCCTCCCATGAAGACCCACCAGAGGGGTCGACGCGGGTGGCTCGCCGAGTAGACCGGCCAAAGGAGGTCGGACATGGACAGGCTGAGGCGCGAGTTCCTGCGGGCGGCTGGGGCCGTGGTGGCGGCGCTCCCGCTGGCCGAGCTGGCGGAGCTGCCGATCGGGCGGCGCGGGCGGGAGGCGATGGCTGCCGCGCTCCCCGCGGTCCACCCGGGCGACGTCCCGGACATGGTGCTGCTCAACGCCCGCGTCCGCACGCTCGACACTGCCGGCCGCCTCGCCGAAGCCATCGCCGTCAAGCACGGACGGATCCTGGCGGTCGGGGACACCGCGTCGATCCGCGCGCTGGCCCGCGCCGGGACGGTTCAGCACGACCTCGGCGGGCTGACCGTGCTGCCGGGCTTCTACGATTCCCACAACCATCTCCGGGCGACCGGCCTCAACTTCTTCGCCGTGGACCTTTCGGAAGCGAAGCGTCTGGCCGACGTGCTGGCCGCCATTCAGGCCCGCGCCGCGATGACGCCGGCCAGCGAGTGGGTGGTGGCCTCGAGCCGCTGGCACGAGAGCCAGCTCGCCGAGCAGCGCTTCCCCACGCGCGCCGAGCTGGACCGGGTGGCGCCGAATCACCCCGTCTACATCCCGCGCGGCGGCCACAATCGCGTCGTGAACAGCCTCGCCCTGAGCCGCGCCGGCATCACCAGGGACACCGCGAACCCACCGGGCGGGACCTACGTGCGGGATACCACCACGGGCGACCTCACCGGTCACATCATCGGATTCCCGGCCTTCCGGCGGATCGCCGCCCTCCTGCCGCCGCCGACTCCGGAGCAGGAGGCAACGGCCCTGCGTGCGGCGATCAAAGCCTACCACGCGGCCGGCATCACCAGTGTGATCGAGCCGGGACTCGAGCCGGCCGACCTGGCGGCCTTTCAGCCACTCTGGGCGAACGGGGAGCTGACCGTGCGCACCACCGCCATGCTCCGCGTCTTCCCCGGGACGACCAGGGCCGACCTGGACCGCGCGCTCGGCACGATCCGTGGCCTCGCCTTCACCACCGGCTTCGGCGACCAGTGGCTCCGGCTCGGCGGGATCAAGTTCACCGCGGACGGCGGGGTGGAGACGAGCTACCTGCGGGAGCCCTTCGCCCATGCCGACGATCCGTCGGACCCGAGGGGCAAACCTCATGCGAGCCTCGAGAACATGCAGGCGGTCTGCCTCCTCGCGAGCCGGCTCGGCTGGCAGATGGGAGTGCACTGCGTCGGCGATGCGGGCATCGACCAGGTGCTCGAGGCCTACGCGGGCGTTCATGC from Candidatus Methylomirabilota bacterium encodes the following:
- a CDS encoding amidohydrolase, which encodes MDRLRREFLRAAGAVVAALPLAELAELPIGRRGREAMAAALPAVHPGDVPDMVLLNARVRTLDTAGRLAEAIAVKHGRILAVGDTASIRALARAGTVQHDLGGLTVLPGFYDSHNHLRATGLNFFAVDLSEAKRLADVLAAIQARAAMTPASEWVVASSRWHESQLAEQRFPTRAELDRVAPNHPVYIPRGGHNRVVNSLALSRAGITRDTANPPGGTYVRDTTTGDLTGHIIGFPAFRRIAALLPPPTPEQEATALRAAIKAYHAAGITSVIEPGLEPADLAAFQPLWANGELTVRTTAMLRVFPGTTRADLDRALGTIRGLAFTTGFGDQWLRLGGIKFTADGGVETSYLREPFAHADDPSDPRGKPHASLENMQAVCLLASRLGWQMGVHCVGDAGIDQVLEAYAGVHAQSPLRGRRWTLIHMMLARPEHFARAKQMDLVITAQQPLMYALAAGFVRYWGPGRAADCEPLKAYLDSGLPVGGGSDSPVTPYQPLLGLWSSVTRETQLAGVQGPQWAIPMTDALGWYTRGSAYAAFEEELKGTIEVGKLADLVALSVDPLAATPAEVRDAKVLLTVVGGRIVHDGRPSRALLPPQREARGFAAEGGCHCVEPAG